Proteins encoded together in one Dechloromonas sp. HYN0024 window:
- a CDS encoding ABC transporter substrate-binding protein: MTTYQMQASAIVKFLKDKNGGSLAGKKIVYLYHDSAYGKEAIVALNAEASLNKFEMVQIPVAHPGNEQGAQWLKIRQEKPDFVIFWGWGVMNQTALKAAQKVGFPREKMIGSWWTGSEEDVVPAGDAAKGYMAATWNVAGTQVPVIADIEKVVYGAGKGNMQDKTKIGTILYNRGVSAAVLSVEAIRKGQEKYGKGKALNGEQTRWALENLNITDARLKTLGATDLLPEIKTSCDNHEGSGKVKIQQWDGAKWVPVSGWIEGNKGLIHPLFQASAKQYAKEKGITPRDCSKEK; this comes from the coding sequence GTGACGACGTACCAGATGCAGGCCTCGGCTATCGTCAAGTTCCTCAAGGACAAGAATGGCGGCAGCCTAGCTGGCAAGAAGATCGTTTATCTGTATCACGACTCGGCCTATGGCAAGGAAGCGATCGTTGCGCTGAATGCCGAAGCCTCGCTCAACAAGTTCGAGATGGTGCAGATTCCGGTTGCCCACCCGGGTAACGAGCAGGGCGCGCAGTGGCTCAAGATTCGCCAGGAAAAGCCAGATTTCGTTATTTTCTGGGGCTGGGGCGTGATGAACCAGACGGCGCTCAAGGCTGCCCAGAAGGTCGGCTTCCCGCGGGAAAAGATGATCGGTTCGTGGTGGACCGGTTCGGAAGAAGACGTCGTGCCGGCCGGCGATGCCGCCAAGGGCTATATGGCTGCAACGTGGAACGTCGCCGGGACGCAGGTGCCGGTCATCGCCGATATCGAGAAGGTGGTTTACGGTGCCGGCAAGGGCAATATGCAGGACAAGACGAAGATCGGGACCATCCTCTATAACCGTGGCGTATCCGCTGCCGTCCTGTCGGTCGAGGCCATTCGCAAGGGCCAGGAAAAATATGGCAAGGGCAAGGCACTCAATGGCGAGCAGACCCGCTGGGCGCTGGAAAATCTCAACATCACCGATGCCCGTCTGAAGACGCTGGGTGCCACCGATCTGTTGCCGGAAATCAAGACCTCCTGCGACAACCACGAAGGCTCTGGCAAGGTGAAAATCCAGCAGTGGGATGGTGCCAAGTGGGTACCGGTGTCCGGTTGGATCGAGGGTAACAAGGGCCTCATCCACCCGCTCTTCCAGGCTTCTGCCAAGCAGTACGCCAAGGAAAAGGGCATCACGCCGCGCGATTGCTCCAAGGAAAAATGA
- a CDS encoding branched-chain amino acid ABC transporter permease, whose amino-acid sequence MNFFFEVLIGGLLSGVMYALVALGFVMIYKASGVFNFAQGAMVYLAALSVVGCMEKGAPLWLAIILAFIIMTLFGIATEKFVLRKLVNQPPIALFMATIGLAFFIEGVAPMIFGSEPRALELGIVDEPIPWVLDNWNMVISKFDLVAAGVAAVLVATLALFFQYTRIGRALRAVADDHQAALSIGIPLQNIWAIVWGVAGFVALVAGMMWGARNGVQFALTFTALKALPVLILGGFTSVPGAIVGGLIIGASEKLAEIYIPPVMQDLFGGNFGGIEGWFPYVLALLFLLVRPEGLFGERHIDRV is encoded by the coding sequence ATGAATTTCTTTTTCGAAGTCCTGATCGGTGGTCTGCTGTCCGGCGTCATGTATGCGCTGGTGGCCCTCGGTTTCGTGATGATTTACAAAGCCTCCGGCGTATTCAATTTCGCTCAGGGTGCCATGGTCTATCTGGCGGCGCTGTCGGTCGTCGGCTGCATGGAGAAGGGGGCGCCGCTGTGGCTGGCGATCATTCTCGCCTTCATCATCATGACGCTGTTCGGCATTGCGACTGAAAAGTTCGTTCTGCGCAAACTGGTCAATCAGCCGCCCATTGCGCTGTTCATGGCGACCATCGGTCTGGCCTTTTTCATCGAAGGTGTGGCGCCGATGATTTTCGGCAGCGAGCCGCGGGCGCTTGAACTGGGCATCGTCGACGAGCCGATTCCCTGGGTTCTCGACAACTGGAACATGGTCATTTCCAAGTTCGACCTCGTAGCCGCTGGTGTCGCTGCCGTGCTCGTCGCCACGCTCGCCCTGTTCTTCCAGTACACCCGCATCGGCCGGGCGCTGCGGGCGGTGGCGGACGATCATCAGGCAGCGTTGTCGATCGGTATCCCGCTGCAGAACATCTGGGCAATCGTCTGGGGCGTGGCTGGCTTCGTGGCTCTGGTGGCCGGCATGATGTGGGGTGCCCGCAATGGTGTGCAGTTTGCGCTCACTTTCACGGCGCTCAAGGCACTGCCTGTGTTGATCCTTGGCGGCTTCACCTCAGTGCCGGGCGCCATTGTCGGCGGCCTGATCATCGGCGCCTCCGAAAAGCTGGCTGAAATCTACATTCCACCCGTCATGCAGGACCTGTTTGGGGGCAATTTTGGCGGTATCGAAGGCTGGTTCCCTTACGTACTCGCCCTGCTATTCCTGCTCGTTCGCCCCGAAGGTCTCTTCGGCGAACGCCATATCGACCGGGTTTAA
- a CDS encoding AEC family transporter: MNTALLLLPDFALILLGVAIRRWMQLGDHFWNGVEKLVYFILFPALLINAIIKTRLDIGAALPVLATALAAMGAGMLLGIVPRLFIRLPALTFASMFQCAYRFNSYIALAVAGMLFGSPGIATMGLIVGAAVPFANLVSVWMLARHGEVGLWREVARNPLIWGTAAGFLLNLAGFVPPAPLQAFLGRLADASIALGLITVGAALRLESTPEVRWLSLWLVAVKLLALPLVAIGVGTLLGLSGLNYQVVVLFAALPTASSAYILAMRMGGDGRSVAWLISATTLGSMLTLPLWAAWLAS; this comes from the coding sequence ATGAACACCGCCTTGCTGCTTCTCCCGGACTTTGCCCTGATCCTGCTGGGTGTGGCCATCCGTCGCTGGATGCAGCTGGGCGACCATTTCTGGAACGGCGTCGAGAAGCTGGTGTATTTCATCCTCTTTCCCGCGCTGCTCATCAACGCCATCATCAAGACCCGGCTTGATATCGGCGCCGCACTCCCTGTTCTGGCTACGGCACTGGCAGCGATGGGGGCGGGCATGTTGCTGGGCATTGTGCCTCGATTGTTCATCCGGCTGCCGGCCTTGACCTTCGCCTCAATGTTCCAGTGCGCCTACCGTTTTAATTCCTACATTGCGCTGGCGGTTGCCGGCATGCTCTTCGGTTCGCCGGGCATCGCCACGATGGGGCTGATAGTCGGCGCTGCAGTACCTTTTGCCAATCTGGTTTCCGTGTGGATGCTGGCGCGCCATGGCGAGGTCGGCCTGTGGCGCGAAGTGGCACGCAATCCACTGATCTGGGGGACGGCTGCCGGCTTTCTCCTCAATCTGGCCGGATTCGTGCCACCGGCACCTCTGCAGGCTTTTCTGGGACGGTTGGCCGATGCGTCGATCGCGCTTGGCCTGATTACCGTGGGGGCGGCATTGCGTCTGGAAAGTACCCCGGAAGTGCGCTGGCTTTCCCTCTGGCTGGTGGCGGTCAAGTTGCTGGCTTTGCCTTTGGTTGCCATCGGCGTCGGTACGCTGCTCGGCCTGTCCGGGCTCAACTATCAGGTGGTGGTGCTTTTTGCCGCACTGCCGACGGCCTCATCGGCCTATATTCTGGCCATGCGCATGGGGGGCGATGGCAGGAGCGTGGCCTGGCTGATTTCGGCGACGACGCTCGGTTCGATGCTCACGCTGCCGCTCTGGGCAGCGTGGCTGGCCTCCTAG
- a CDS encoding ABC transporter substrate-binding protein has translation MIKKFKPAVAVAAVSMAMLSQFAVAAEEQFFPLIDYRVGPYGSNGQAFYGGFIDYLNYVNIKEKGVNGVQMTYEECETEYNNAKGVECYERLKSKAAKSAGPLHTMSTGISYALIDKSAQDKLPLAMMGYGRTDAVDGSVFPYAFP, from the coding sequence ATGATCAAAAAATTCAAACCTGCTGTTGCCGTCGCTGCGGTATCCATGGCCATGCTGTCCCAGTTTGCCGTGGCTGCCGAAGAACAGTTCTTTCCGCTGATTGACTACCGGGTCGGTCCTTATGGCTCCAACGGCCAGGCCTTCTATGGTGGTTTCATCGACTACCTCAACTACGTCAACATCAAGGAAAAGGGCGTCAACGGCGTCCAGATGACCTACGAAGAGTGCGAAACGGAATACAACAACGCCAAGGGCGTCGAGTGCTACGAGCGCCTCAAGAGCAAAGCTGCAAAGTCGGCCGGCCCGCTGCACACGATGTCGACCGGCATCTCCTACGCCCTGATCGACAAGTCGGCTCAGGACAAGCTGCCCTTGGCCATGATGGGCTACGGCCGCACCGATGCGGTTGACGGCTCGGTCTTCCCCTACGCCTTCCCCTAG
- a CDS encoding ABC transporter ATP-binding protein: MTTQTAAAAVDNYLSINNIEVIYDHVILVLKGVSLNVPKGKIVALLGANGAGKSTTLKAISNLLHAERGDVTKGSVEYKGDRIDQLTPNELVKRGVIQVMEGRHCFGHLTIEENLLTGAYTRSISRAELKDSLEKVYHYFPRLKTRRTSQAGYTSGGEQQMCAIGRALMAKPEMILLDEPSMGLAPQIVEEIFEIVKDLNSRENVSFLLAEQNTMVALRYADFGYILENGRVVMEGNAEDLRTNEDVKEFYLGLSSAGRKSFKDVKHYRRRKRWLS; this comes from the coding sequence ATGACCACACAAACTGCCGCTGCTGCGGTCGACAACTACCTGAGCATCAATAATATCGAGGTCATTTATGACCACGTGATACTGGTGCTCAAAGGGGTTTCGCTCAATGTGCCGAAAGGCAAGATCGTCGCCTTGCTGGGGGCCAATGGCGCCGGAAAGTCTACGACCCTGAAGGCGATTTCCAACCTCCTGCATGCCGAGCGCGGCGATGTGACCAAGGGTTCGGTCGAGTACAAGGGTGATCGCATTGATCAGCTGACACCTAACGAGCTGGTCAAGCGCGGCGTCATCCAGGTCATGGAAGGGCGGCATTGCTTTGGCCACCTGACCATCGAGGAAAACCTGCTGACCGGCGCCTACACGCGCAGCATTTCGCGGGCCGAGTTGAAGGACAGTCTGGAAAAGGTTTATCACTATTTTCCCCGCCTCAAGACGCGGCGTACCTCGCAGGCCGGCTACACCTCCGGTGGCGAGCAGCAGATGTGCGCCATTGGCCGTGCCCTGATGGCCAAGCCGGAGATGATCCTGCTTGACGAGCCGTCGATGGGCCTGGCGCCGCAGATTGTTGAAGAGATTTTCGAGATCGTCAAAGACCTCAATTCCCGCGAGAACGTCAGCTTCCTGCTGGCCGAGCAGAACACCATGGTTGCCCTGCGCTATGCCGATTTCGGCTACATCCTGGAAAACGGGCGGGTGGTCATGGAAGGCAATGCGGAAGACCTGCGGACGAATGAAGACGTCAAAGAGTTTTATCTGGGACTCAGTTCGGCCGGGAGAAAGTCCTTCAAGGACGTAAAGCACTACCGTCGCCGCAAACGCTGGCTATCTTAG
- a CDS encoding branched-chain amino acid ABC transporter permease, producing the protein MLYREAGQFKTTYAADQQLFPIRQDRIGVITLLIVAFLGVPMFASEYWFSAILIPFLIFALAALGLNILTGYAGQLSLGSAAFMAVGAYAAYNFQLRIEGIPILVSFALAGLTAAGVGILFGLPSLRIKGFYLAVATLAAQFFIVWCLTKFPWLSNNSSSGVISTQQLIFFGHELKTPVEKYLLVLSIVVVLALAAKNMVRSTTGRAWMAVRDMDVAASVIGIKLMPTKLLAFAVSSFYCGVAGAMYAFCYLGSVEPDGFSLEMSFKILFMIIIGGVGSIMGSFLGAAFILLLPIFLDIALPFFADLFGLPFSSATVSHIQITVFGALIMFFLIVEPHGLARLWQIAKEKLRLWPFPH; encoded by the coding sequence ATGCTTTACCGTGAAGCCGGTCAATTCAAGACGACCTACGCCGCCGACCAGCAACTGTTTCCGATCCGCCAGGACCGGATCGGGGTCATCACCCTGCTTATCGTTGCTTTTCTTGGGGTGCCGATGTTTGCCAGTGAATACTGGTTCTCGGCCATCCTCATCCCCTTCCTGATCTTTGCTCTGGCGGCGCTTGGCCTCAACATCCTGACCGGTTACGCCGGGCAGTTGTCGCTCGGTTCGGCCGCCTTCATGGCGGTTGGTGCTTACGCCGCCTACAACTTCCAGTTGCGTATCGAAGGCATACCCATTCTCGTCTCCTTCGCTTTGGCCGGCCTGACTGCAGCCGGCGTCGGCATCCTGTTTGGCTTGCCATCACTGCGCATCAAAGGTTTTTATCTGGCAGTGGCGACTTTGGCGGCGCAGTTCTTTATCGTCTGGTGCCTGACCAAGTTTCCCTGGCTGTCGAACAATTCATCGTCCGGGGTCATTTCGACCCAGCAACTGATTTTCTTCGGCCATGAACTGAAGACCCCGGTCGAGAAATACCTGCTGGTCCTGTCCATCGTCGTTGTCCTCGCCCTGGCTGCCAAGAACATGGTCCGCTCGACGACGGGCCGAGCGTGGATGGCGGTGCGCGATATGGACGTGGCTGCCTCGGTGATCGGTATCAAGCTGATGCCGACCAAGTTGCTGGCCTTTGCCGTCAGTTCCTTTTACTGCGGTGTGGCTGGTGCCATGTACGCCTTCTGCTATCTCGGCTCGGTCGAACCGGATGGCTTCTCGCTCGAAATGTCCTTCAAGATTCTGTTCATGATCATTATCGGCGGGGTTGGTTCGATCATGGGTAGCTTCCTCGGCGCGGCCTTCATCCTGCTGCTGCCCATCTTTCTTGATATTGCCCTGCCGTTCTTTGCCGATCTGTTCGGGCTGCCGTTTTCCAGCGCCACCGTGTCGCATATTCAAATTACGGTGTTCGGGGCGCTGATCATGTTCTTCCTGATCGTCGAGCCGCACGGGCTGGCCCGTTTGTGGCAGATCGCCAAGGAGAAGCTTCGCTTGTGGCCGTTCCCGCACTAG
- a CDS encoding phenylacetate--CoA ligase family protein, producing the protein MSYYDPLETRDPDEREADLMDKLARQVAHAKETTHYYFQSLAGVNPFECATREALAKLPLTRKRDLIELQKKTPPFGGLNALPRHKAKRVFASPGPIYEMQGRDTDPWRMARVLYAAGFRDGDLVHNCFSYHFTPGAFLMEGGARKLGCAVFPGGTGQTEQQVQAMVDLKPEAYTGTPSFLRIIVEKAEEMGADIGSLRKACVSGEALPGVTRQWLGERGITVRQCYATADIGAIAYETDAEEGMVVEEGVLVEIVRPGTGDPVEPGEVGEVVVTTFDPDYPLIRFATGDLSAILPGRSPCGRSNIRLKGWMGRADQTTKIKGMFVHPEQVAQIASRHPEIHRMRLVVDNPGGQDRMVLHCEIEAGHEVLDKALVTSLREVTKLRGEVAFITPGGLPNDGKVIEDSRTY; encoded by the coding sequence ATGAGCTATTACGATCCGCTGGAAACCCGCGACCCGGACGAGCGCGAGGCTGATCTGATGGACAAGCTGGCGCGTCAGGTAGCGCATGCCAAGGAAACGACGCATTACTATTTTCAGTCGCTGGCCGGGGTTAATCCTTTTGAGTGCGCGACGCGCGAGGCACTTGCGAAATTGCCCCTGACCCGCAAGCGCGATCTCATCGAATTGCAGAAAAAGACGCCACCCTTCGGCGGTCTCAATGCCTTGCCCCGACACAAGGCCAAGCGGGTCTTCGCATCGCCAGGGCCGATCTACGAAATGCAGGGCCGGGACACAGATCCCTGGCGCATGGCGCGGGTACTATACGCGGCTGGCTTTCGCGATGGCGATCTGGTGCACAACTGCTTTTCCTACCATTTCACGCCGGGTGCTTTTCTCATGGAGGGCGGAGCCCGCAAGCTCGGCTGCGCTGTTTTTCCCGGCGGTACCGGGCAGACCGAGCAACAGGTCCAGGCCATGGTCGATCTCAAGCCGGAGGCGTATACCGGGACACCTTCCTTTCTTCGCATCATTGTCGAGAAGGCCGAGGAAATGGGCGCTGACATTGGCTCGCTGCGCAAGGCCTGCGTGTCCGGCGAGGCGCTGCCCGGGGTTACTCGCCAGTGGCTCGGCGAGCGCGGCATTACGGTACGCCAGTGTTACGCCACCGCTGACATTGGTGCCATCGCCTACGAAACCGATGCGGAAGAGGGCATGGTTGTCGAGGAGGGGGTACTCGTTGAAATCGTCCGTCCCGGTACTGGCGATCCGGTCGAGCCGGGTGAAGTTGGCGAAGTCGTGGTGACCACCTTTGATCCCGATTATCCCTTGATCCGCTTCGCCACCGGCGATCTCTCGGCCATCCTGCCTGGTCGCTCCCCCTGTGGACGTAGCAACATCCGGCTCAAGGGCTGGATGGGCCGGGCTGATCAGACGACCAAGATCAAGGGTATGTTCGTCCATCCCGAGCAGGTGGCCCAGATTGCCAGCCGGCATCCGGAAATCCATCGCATGCGTCTGGTTGTCGACAATCCCGGCGGGCAGGACCGCATGGTCCTCCATTGCGAGATTGAGGCAGGACATGAGGTGCTCGACAAGGCCTTGGTGACCAGTCTGCGTGAGGTCACCAAATTGCGTGGCGAAGTGGCATTTATTACGCCGGGGGGCTTGCCCAACGACGGGAAGGTGATTGAAGATAGCCGGACCTATTGA
- a CDS encoding PhaM family polyhydroxyalkanoate granule multifunctional regulatory protein has protein sequence MSDNQVHDPLNFMRNMWGNMGFSLPGMVAPTFDVEELDKRIKDMKAVEGWLRMNLSMLQMTIQGLEMQRTTVGAVQAMGKMASESAKSMTPEAAPEAPPAAAQPNFFQGAIHPENSPISDAAMWPWQMMQQMREQMQQSAEAAAQAAAAEAATQPKAKRPAAKK, from the coding sequence ATGTCCGACAATCAGGTACACGACCCGCTCAATTTCATGCGAAACATGTGGGGCAATATGGGCTTCTCCCTTCCCGGCATGGTCGCACCAACATTCGATGTCGAAGAGCTCGACAAGCGCATCAAGGACATGAAGGCAGTCGAAGGCTGGCTGCGCATGAACCTGTCAATGCTGCAGATGACCATCCAGGGTCTTGAAATGCAACGGACCACGGTTGGCGCTGTGCAGGCGATGGGCAAAATGGCCTCGGAATCCGCCAAGTCGATGACGCCTGAAGCAGCCCCCGAAGCGCCCCCGGCCGCTGCCCAGCCGAATTTCTTCCAGGGTGCCATTCATCCGGAAAACAGCCCCATTTCTGATGCGGCCATGTGGCCCTGGCAGATGATGCAGCAGATGCGTGAGCAGATGCAGCAAAGTGCCGAGGCAGCCGCCCAGGCTGCTGCTGCCGAAGCCGCTACGCAGCCGAAGGCGAAGCGCCCGGCCGCCAAGAAATAG
- a CDS encoding ABC transporter ATP-binding protein, with translation MSKKIGDVILDLQNISLRFGGVKALTDISFNVRQHEIRAIIGPNGAGKSSMLNVINGVYHPQEGKIFWHGNERKRMEPHMAAQQNIARTFQNIALFKGMTVLDNIMTGRITKMKANFLEHALWFGRAKNEELEHRKKVEEVIDFLEIQHIRKTPVGRLPYGLQKRVELGRALAAEPSMLLLDEPMAGMNVEEKQDMCRFILDVNDQFGTTIVLIEHDMGVVMDISDRVVVLDYGKKIGDGVPDDVKNNEDVIKAYLGAGH, from the coding sequence ATGTCCAAGAAAATAGGCGACGTCATTCTCGACCTGCAGAATATTTCCCTGCGCTTCGGCGGCGTCAAGGCGCTGACCGACATTTCCTTCAATGTCCGCCAGCACGAGATCCGCGCCATCATCGGCCCGAACGGCGCTGGCAAGAGCTCGATGCTCAACGTCATCAATGGTGTCTACCACCCGCAGGAAGGCAAGATCTTCTGGCACGGTAACGAGCGCAAGCGCATGGAGCCGCACATGGCGGCCCAGCAGAACATTGCCCGCACCTTCCAGAATATCGCCCTGTTCAAGGGTATGACCGTGCTCGACAACATCATGACCGGGCGCATCACCAAGATGAAGGCCAACTTCCTTGAGCATGCGCTGTGGTTCGGCCGTGCCAAGAACGAGGAGTTGGAACATCGCAAGAAGGTGGAGGAGGTCATCGACTTCCTCGAAATCCAGCACATCCGTAAAACGCCGGTTGGTCGGCTGCCCTACGGCCTGCAAAAGCGCGTCGAACTCGGTCGTGCCCTGGCTGCAGAACCGTCGATGCTGCTTCTCGACGAGCCGATGGCTGGCATGAACGTCGAAGAAAAGCAGGATATGTGTCGTTTCATCCTCGATGTGAACGACCAGTTCGGCACCACCATCGTTCTCATCGAACACGACATGGGCGTGGTGATGGACATTTCCGATCGCGTCGTCGTCCTCGATTACGGCAAGAAGATCGGCGATGGCGTACCGGACGACGTTAAAAATAACGAAGACGTGATCAAAGCCTATCTGGGCGCTGGTCACTAG
- a CDS encoding long-chain fatty acid--CoA ligase has product MPTQANFAALDGLHTFPRLLFHHASIRPNAPAMREKYLGIWQTWTWADVAERVRALACGLSSLGFKRGDNLAIIGDNRPHLYMMMTAAQCLGGVPVPLYQDAVANEMLFVLQDAGIRFVVVEDQEQVDKMLEISDQVGTLEHIIYDDPRGMRHYTQPFLHDIHELMEMGRIHDRNHTSFLNAEVELGHFDDTSVMLYTSGTTGKPKGVCQTHAAFIAAAQGGVQVDRLDADGDILSYLPMAWVGDHLFSYAQALVAGFTINCPESGDTVMSDLREIGPTCYFAPPRVFESLLTSVMIRMEDAGKIKQKMFHHFMAVAKRCGSDILDGKSVGLADRFQYWLGNLLVYGPLRNVLGMSRIKVAYTAGAAIGPELFRFYRSMGINLKQFYGQTETCAYVCLQPDGQIKFDSVGQPAPGVEIKIADNGEVLVKGPMLLKEYYKRPDATAESLNADGYFMTGDAGFLDEDGHLKIIDRAKDVGKLTNGAMFAPNYIENKLKFFQHVKEAVCFGHDRDMVCAFINIDVSAVGNWAERRGIAYSGYADLAGKPEVLELLRECVEQVNADLVHDSMVADSQIHRFLVLHKELDPDDDELTRTRKVRRNFVAEKYKVLIDALYEGKANQFIETEVKFEDGRRGKVSADLSIIDAKTFPIVKKAA; this is encoded by the coding sequence ATGCCCACGCAGGCGAATTTCGCCGCGCTGGATGGTTTGCATACCTTCCCGCGGCTACTGTTTCATCACGCAAGCATCCGGCCGAATGCGCCGGCCATGCGCGAAAAATATCTCGGTATCTGGCAGACCTGGACGTGGGCCGACGTTGCCGAACGCGTCCGTGCGCTGGCCTGTGGGTTGTCTTCGCTCGGTTTCAAGCGTGGCGACAACCTGGCCATCATCGGTGACAACCGGCCGCATCTTTACATGATGATGACGGCTGCCCAGTGTCTGGGTGGTGTGCCGGTGCCGCTGTATCAGGATGCCGTGGCCAACGAAATGCTCTTCGTCCTGCAGGATGCCGGCATTCGCTTTGTCGTCGTCGAGGATCAGGAGCAGGTCGACAAGATGCTGGAAATCAGCGATCAGGTCGGTACCCTTGAGCACATCATTTACGACGATCCGCGCGGCATGCGGCATTACACCCAGCCCTTCCTGCACGACATCCATGAACTCATGGAAATGGGGCGGATTCATGATCGCAACCATACGTCCTTCCTGAATGCGGAAGTCGAGCTCGGCCATTTCGACGACACCTCGGTCATGCTCTACACCTCGGGCACCACCGGCAAGCCGAAGGGCGTCTGCCAGACCCACGCGGCCTTCATCGCGGCCGCCCAGGGTGGGGTCCAGGTCGACAGGCTGGACGCCGATGGCGACATCCTTTCCTATCTGCCCATGGCCTGGGTGGGTGATCACCTGTTCTCCTACGCCCAGGCGCTGGTTGCCGGTTTCACCATCAATTGTCCGGAGTCTGGCGACACGGTCATGAGCGACCTGCGCGAAATCGGCCCGACCTGCTATTTTGCCCCGCCCCGCGTTTTCGAAAGCCTGCTGACCTCGGTGATGATCCGCATGGAGGACGCGGGCAAGATCAAACAGAAAATGTTCCACCACTTCATGGCCGTGGCCAAGCGTTGCGGTTCCGATATCCTCGATGGCAAGTCGGTCGGATTGGCTGACCGCTTCCAGTACTGGCTCGGCAACCTGCTGGTCTATGGCCCGCTGCGCAACGTTCTCGGCATGAGCCGCATCAAGGTCGCCTACACGGCCGGCGCGGCGATTGGGCCGGAGCTGTTCCGCTTCTACCGTTCGATGGGCATCAATCTCAAACAGTTCTATGGACAGACCGAAACCTGCGCCTATGTCTGCCTGCAGCCGGATGGGCAGATCAAGTTCGATTCGGTCGGCCAGCCGGCGCCGGGCGTCGAGATCAAGATTGCCGACAACGGCGAGGTACTGGTCAAGGGGCCGATGCTGCTCAAGGAGTATTACAAGCGCCCAGATGCCACGGCCGAATCGTTGAATGCCGATGGTTACTTCATGACCGGCGATGCCGGCTTCCTCGATGAAGACGGTCACCTGAAGATCATTGACCGGGCCAAGGACGTCGGCAAGCTGACCAACGGGGCGATGTTCGCGCCCAACTACATCGAGAACAAGCTGAAGTTCTTCCAGCATGTGAAGGAGGCCGTCTGTTTCGGTCACGACCGCGACATGGTCTGCGCCTTCATCAACATCGATGTCAGTGCCGTCGGCAACTGGGCCGAACGTCGCGGCATCGCCTACTCGGGTTACGCCGACCTGGCCGGCAAGCCGGAAGTGCTGGAACTGCTCCGTGAATGCGTCGAACAGGTCAATGCCGATCTGGTGCACGACAGCATGGTGGCCGACTCGCAGATTCATCGCTTCCTGGTCCTGCACAAGGAACTCGATCCGGATGACGACGAACTGACGCGGACGCGCAAGGTGCGTCGCAATTTCGTGGCTGAAAAATACAAGGTGCTGATCGATGCGCTCTATGAGGGCAAGGCGAATCAGTTCATCGAAACCGAGGTCAAGTTCGAGGATGGCCGGCGCGGCAAGGTGTCGGCCGACCTCAGTATCATCGATGCGAAGACCTTTCCGATCGTGAAAAAGGCTGCCTGA
- a CDS encoding response regulator transcription factor, with product MLKLLVVEDHALVREGLVRLLGQVEPGAQVHESGDFESALNVLDGEGEFDLVLLDLALPGIDGFAGLDILRRRYPAMPVAVVSAFDDMPTITRVLNLGASGFIPKAFSGEALLAAVRDVLAGNIFRPAGQLVSQMDDMTPVAPSKMSVRPDEIGLTDRQGQVLGLMVRGMSNRDIAEQLGLSEGTVKIHATAVFKALGVSSRTQALVAVARYGIDFESVF from the coding sequence ATGTTGAAGCTGTTGGTGGTAGAAGATCACGCGCTGGTTCGGGAGGGTTTGGTGCGCTTGCTCGGTCAGGTTGAACCGGGGGCGCAGGTGCACGAGAGCGGGGACTTCGAGTCGGCGCTGAACGTCCTGGATGGCGAGGGTGAGTTTGATCTGGTATTGCTCGATCTCGCTTTACCCGGCATTGATGGTTTTGCCGGCCTGGATATCCTGCGCCGGCGTTACCCGGCGATGCCGGTGGCCGTGGTGTCGGCTTTCGACGATATGCCGACGATCACCCGGGTCCTCAATCTCGGGGCTTCCGGCTTCATTCCCAAGGCCTTTTCCGGCGAAGCGCTTCTGGCCGCGGTGCGCGATGTTCTGGCGGGCAACATTTTCCGGCCGGCCGGTCAGCTGGTGTCGCAAATGGACGATATGACGCCGGTTGCACCGTCGAAAATGAGTGTGCGGCCAGACGAAATCGGCCTGACCGATCGCCAGGGCCAGGTCCTCGGACTCATGGTACGCGGCATGTCGAATCGCGATATCGCCGAACAGCTGGGGTTGTCCGAAGGCACCGTCAAGATTCACGCGACGGCAGTATTCAAGGCCCTCGGGGTCAGCAGCCGGACTCAGGCGCTGGTCGCCGTGGCCCGTTATGGCATCGATTTCGAAAGCGTCTTCTGA